One Malania oleifera isolate guangnan ecotype guangnan chromosome 9, ASM2987363v1, whole genome shotgun sequence DNA segment encodes these proteins:
- the LOC131164284 gene encoding uncharacterized protein LOC131164284, translating into MSGHDSKYFSTTKTGEMPELKEELNSQYKRPINPWGKAANPSIWCCIKGSKEWLVDGWSSHDNPKKQMNYCHNEVPMRGMQMRGMQAPGERCAKKTQMTKKTTSGRRDLC; encoded by the exons ATGAGCGGGCACGACTCCAAGTACTTCTCCACCACCAAGACGGGAGAGATGCCTGAACTCAAAGAAGAGCTCAATTCTCAGTACAAG CGTCCAATTAACCCATGGGGGAAGGCCGCCAACCCGTCGATTTGGTGCTGCATCAAGGGGTCCAAAGAGTGGCTCGTTGATGGCTGGAGTTCTCACGATAATCCCAAAAAACAAATGAACTATTGCCACAATGAGGTGCCAATGCGTGGGATGCAAATGCGTGGGATGCAAGCCCCGGGGGAAAGATGTGCAAAGAAGACACAGATGACGAAGAAGACAACTAGTGGAAGACGTGATTTGTGTTAG
- the LOC131164282 gene encoding pentatricopeptide repeat-containing protein At1g63400-like isoform X2, giving the protein MGICSFPRICAVNLISASFLLSGLFRYPVVLRERWLYRLHHTASSAFLLDDHGFDSSSSDEDAVVDENNVQRNRLDVCRERSLCPLVVRVFKSLNWNIIWEKRFSKVVEKYGFSHSIYAFRIIIHTFAWMGMRNEVYALLRDVICYCNEVKLDMFELFPALLDSPNCPARSSAVFDLLIKVFAGNSMLENAVDVFMQAKKFKLQPNILSCNFLLKCLAEANKAEFLKCLFDEMRNSGPLPNVYTYTIMINFYCKGHHEQAEMDILQATEILEEMEKRAKFPTVVTYGTYIYGLCRVGSVEFALDFIRDLRFKNRPVNCYCYNAVIYGFCQKGECYNALSILGEMKSCGISPDVYSYGILIDGLCKSGDLEKGLILMEEMSSSKIKPSLGDMESAHKLLGEMISNNLAPNTFYFNCIIHGFCKMGFLDRALETFNIMLESGVMPNTFSCNFIVDGYCRKGHMEEALKLMDEMWERGIIPNFYTYDAVINRLRNERKVEKAWELFALMLKRNVFPSVVTYSTLIDGFAKQSNLTKALMLYTRMLKNGITPNTVTYTILVNIFCCKSKLSEAYNLFKEMIEKGLTPDKISYTTIIAGFCRIGDMKKAWTLFNEMLQRGHAPNVFTYTCLVDGYCKLKRMDIAGLLVEEMRRKDVTPDVVTYTALISGYRRLGNLDRAHELFSEMKEKGILPDYITYKALRLDVNEKPN; this is encoded by the exons ATGGGTATCTGCTCGTTTCCAAGAATTTGTGCAGTTAATTTGATTTCGGCGAGTTTTTTGCTTTCGGGTTTGTTTCGATATCCAGTTGTTCTCCGGGAAAGGTGGTTATATAGGTTGCACCATACTGCTTCTTCGGCATTTTTATTGGATGATCATGGGTTTGATTCTAGTTCAAGTGACGAAGATGCTGTAGTTGATGAAAATAATGTTCAGAGAAATAGGTTGGATGTATGCAGGGAGCGCTCTTTGTGTCCCCTTGTTGTGAGGGTATTTAAATCTTTGAACTGGAATATTATATGGGAGAAGAGGTTCTCAAAAGTTGTGGAGAAATACGGGTTTTCTCATTCTATATATGCATTTAGGATTATTATCCATACATTTGCATGGATGGGGATGCGGAATGAAGTATATGCTTTGCTTAGAGATGTTATTTGCTACTGTAATGAAGTTAAGCTTGATATGTTTGAGTTGTTCCCTGCTTTATTGGATTCGCCTAATTGCCCTGCAAGATCAAGTGCCGTATTTGATTTACTGATTAAGGTTTTTGCGGGGAATTCAATGCTTGAAAATGCCGTTGATGTGTTTATGCAGGCTAAGAAATTTAAGCTTCAGCCAAATATTTTATCCTGTAATTTTTTGCTCAAGTGTTTGGCAGAAGCAAATAAAGCAGAATTCCTCAAATGTTTGTTTGATGAAATGAGGAACTCTGGACCGTTGCCCAATGTTTATACTTACACCATTATGATAAACTTCTACTGTAAGGGACATCATGAACAGGCAGAAATGGACATTTTACAAGCTACTGAGATTTTAGAAGAAATGGAGAAGCGTGCGAAATTCCCAACTGTTGTAACATATGGTACATATATTTATGGACTCTGTAGAGTTGGATCTGTTGAGTTTGCTTTGGACTTTATTAGGGATCTGAGGTTTAAAAACCGGCCTGTCAATTGTTATTGTTATAATGCTGTTATTTATGGCTTCTGCCAAAAAGGTGAATGTTATAATGCTTTGAGCATTTTGGGAGAAATGAAAAGCTGTGGAATATCCCCAGATGTTTATAGCTACGGCATTTTGATTGACGGGCTTTGCAAGAGTGGGGATCTTGAGAAAGGTCTCATCTTAATGGAGGAAATGAGTAGCAGTAAAATAAAACCATCCCTG GGTGATATGGAGTCAGCCCACAAACTTTTGGGGGAGATGATCAGCAATAATTTAGCTCCTAACACATTTTATTTTAACTGTATCATTCATGGTTTTTGTAAGATGGGTTTCTTGGACAGGGCATTGGAAACTTTCAATATCATGCTAGAAAGCGGTGTCATGCCAAATACCTTCTCATGCAATTTTATTGTTGATGGGTACTGTAGGAAAGGGCACATGGAGGAAGCTCTAAAACTTATGGATGAAATGTGGGAACGTGGCATCATTCCTAACTTCTATACCTATGATGCAGTAATTAATAGactgagaaatgaaagaaaagtaGAAAAAGCATGGGAACTTTTTGCTTTGATGCTCAAACGGAATGTTTTTCCCTCTGTTGTCACTTATAGCACTCTTATAGATGGTTTTGCAAAGCAGTCAAATTTAACAAAGGCCTTGATGTTGTATACAAGGATGCTTAAAAATGGGATCACCCCAAACACAGTCACATATACAAttcttgtgaacatattttgcTGCAAAAGCAAATTGAGTGAAGCATATAATTTATTTAAGGAAATGATAGAAAAGGGTTTGACTCCAGATAAGATTTCTTACACAACAATAATAGCTGGGTTTTGTAGAATTGGAGATATGAAGAAGGCCTGGACATTGTTTAATGAAATGTTGCAGAGAGGCCATGCGCCCAATGTTTTTACCTATACATGCCTAGTTGATGGATATTGCAAGTTGAAACGGATGGATATTGCTGGTCTTTTAGTTGAGGAAATGAGAAGAAAGGACGTCACTCCTGATGTGGTGACATATACTGCTCTCATTTCTGGGTACAGGAGACTTGGAAATCTGGATAGAGCACATGAATTATTCAGTGAAATGAAGGAGAAAGGCATTTTACCAGATTATATTACCTATAAAGCCCTTCGATTGGATGTCAATGAAAAGCCTAACTGA
- the LOC131164282 gene encoding pentatricopeptide repeat-containing protein At1g63400-like isoform X1: MGICSFPRICAVNLISASFLLSGLFRYPVVLRERWLYRLHHTASSAFLLDDHGFDSSSSDEDAVVDENNVQRNRLDVCRERSLCPLVVRVFKSLNWNIIWEKRFSKVVEKYGFSHSIYAFRIIIHTFAWMGMRNEVYALLRDVICYCNEVKLDMFELFPALLDSPNCPARSSAVFDLLIKVFAGNSMLENAVDVFMQAKKFKLQPNILSCNFLLKCLAEANKAEFLKCLFDEMRNSGPLPNVYTYTIMINFYCKGHHEQAEMDILQATEILEEMEKRAKFPTVVTYGTYIYGLCRVGSVEFALDFIRDLRFKNRPVNCYCYNAVIYGFCQKGECYNALSILGEMKSCGISPDVYSYGILIDGLCKSGDLEKGLILMEEMSSSKIKPSLVSYSSLLNCFCKHGLMDISIDMFRNLGNSDYEYNHTSYGILIRGFCMQGDMESAHKLLGEMISNNLAPNTFYFNCIIHGFCKMGFLDRALETFNIMLESGVMPNTFSCNFIVDGYCRKGHMEEALKLMDEMWERGIIPNFYTYDAVINRLRNERKVEKAWELFALMLKRNVFPSVVTYSTLIDGFAKQSNLTKALMLYTRMLKNGITPNTVTYTILVNIFCCKSKLSEAYNLFKEMIEKGLTPDKISYTTIIAGFCRIGDMKKAWTLFNEMLQRGHAPNVFTYTCLVDGYCKLKRMDIAGLLVEEMRRKDVTPDVVTYTALISGYRRLGNLDRAHELFSEMKEKGILPDYITYKALRLDVNEKPN, from the coding sequence ATGGGTATCTGCTCGTTTCCAAGAATTTGTGCAGTTAATTTGATTTCGGCGAGTTTTTTGCTTTCGGGTTTGTTTCGATATCCAGTTGTTCTCCGGGAAAGGTGGTTATATAGGTTGCACCATACTGCTTCTTCGGCATTTTTATTGGATGATCATGGGTTTGATTCTAGTTCAAGTGACGAAGATGCTGTAGTTGATGAAAATAATGTTCAGAGAAATAGGTTGGATGTATGCAGGGAGCGCTCTTTGTGTCCCCTTGTTGTGAGGGTATTTAAATCTTTGAACTGGAATATTATATGGGAGAAGAGGTTCTCAAAAGTTGTGGAGAAATACGGGTTTTCTCATTCTATATATGCATTTAGGATTATTATCCATACATTTGCATGGATGGGGATGCGGAATGAAGTATATGCTTTGCTTAGAGATGTTATTTGCTACTGTAATGAAGTTAAGCTTGATATGTTTGAGTTGTTCCCTGCTTTATTGGATTCGCCTAATTGCCCTGCAAGATCAAGTGCCGTATTTGATTTACTGATTAAGGTTTTTGCGGGGAATTCAATGCTTGAAAATGCCGTTGATGTGTTTATGCAGGCTAAGAAATTTAAGCTTCAGCCAAATATTTTATCCTGTAATTTTTTGCTCAAGTGTTTGGCAGAAGCAAATAAAGCAGAATTCCTCAAATGTTTGTTTGATGAAATGAGGAACTCTGGACCGTTGCCCAATGTTTATACTTACACCATTATGATAAACTTCTACTGTAAGGGACATCATGAACAGGCAGAAATGGACATTTTACAAGCTACTGAGATTTTAGAAGAAATGGAGAAGCGTGCGAAATTCCCAACTGTTGTAACATATGGTACATATATTTATGGACTCTGTAGAGTTGGATCTGTTGAGTTTGCTTTGGACTTTATTAGGGATCTGAGGTTTAAAAACCGGCCTGTCAATTGTTATTGTTATAATGCTGTTATTTATGGCTTCTGCCAAAAAGGTGAATGTTATAATGCTTTGAGCATTTTGGGAGAAATGAAAAGCTGTGGAATATCCCCAGATGTTTATAGCTACGGCATTTTGATTGACGGGCTTTGCAAGAGTGGGGATCTTGAGAAAGGTCTCATCTTAATGGAGGAAATGAGTAGCAGTAAAATAAAACCATCCCTGGTAAGTTATAGCTCACTCTTAAATTGTTTTTGTAAACATGGACTGAtggatatttcaatagatatgtTTCGTAATCTTGGGAACTCCGATTATGAATACAACCATACTTCTTACGGCATCTTAATCAGAGGATTTTGTATGCAGGGTGATATGGAGTCAGCCCACAAACTTTTGGGGGAGATGATCAGCAATAATTTAGCTCCTAACACATTTTATTTTAACTGTATCATTCATGGTTTTTGTAAGATGGGTTTCTTGGACAGGGCATTGGAAACTTTCAATATCATGCTAGAAAGCGGTGTCATGCCAAATACCTTCTCATGCAATTTTATTGTTGATGGGTACTGTAGGAAAGGGCACATGGAGGAAGCTCTAAAACTTATGGATGAAATGTGGGAACGTGGCATCATTCCTAACTTCTATACCTATGATGCAGTAATTAATAGactgagaaatgaaagaaaagtaGAAAAAGCATGGGAACTTTTTGCTTTGATGCTCAAACGGAATGTTTTTCCCTCTGTTGTCACTTATAGCACTCTTATAGATGGTTTTGCAAAGCAGTCAAATTTAACAAAGGCCTTGATGTTGTATACAAGGATGCTTAAAAATGGGATCACCCCAAACACAGTCACATATACAAttcttgtgaacatattttgcTGCAAAAGCAAATTGAGTGAAGCATATAATTTATTTAAGGAAATGATAGAAAAGGGTTTGACTCCAGATAAGATTTCTTACACAACAATAATAGCTGGGTTTTGTAGAATTGGAGATATGAAGAAGGCCTGGACATTGTTTAATGAAATGTTGCAGAGAGGCCATGCGCCCAATGTTTTTACCTATACATGCCTAGTTGATGGATATTGCAAGTTGAAACGGATGGATATTGCTGGTCTTTTAGTTGAGGAAATGAGAAGAAAGGACGTCACTCCTGATGTGGTGACATATACTGCTCTCATTTCTGGGTACAGGAGACTTGGAAATCTGGATAGAGCACATGAATTATTCAGTGAAATGAAGGAGAAAGGCATTTTACCAGATTATATTACCTATAAAGCCCTTCGATTGGATGTCAATGAAAAGCCTAACTGA